GCGGGTCCCGGCCGAGGCGCGGAACGATCCCGGCTACGTTTACAACCTCGCCCGGCATTATCGTACCAGCGGCCGCTTGCCACAGGCGATCGACCTGCTCGCCAGTCGCCCGGCGTTTGCCGGGCTTCCCTTCGATGCAGAGGATTACGTGACCGAGGCGCTGCGCATCGCGCGCGGTGCAGGTGCAAGGCCGGCAGCACAGATCGCCGCCAAGGTCGACGACCTGTTCGCCCCCGGTGCCGATATTTCGGGCATGAGCTACCGCCTGCGCGACGATTATACTTCGCTTATGTGGCTCGGCGGGACCAAGGCGCTGTGGACGCTGGGCGACGGCAACAGCGCTGCACCGCTGTTCTACCGCTATGGCGCGGCCGCGCGCACACCGCAGACCCGGTCCAAGGGTTTTTACTGGGCGGGCCTTGCGTCAAGCAGAGCCGGCGACCGGGCGGAGGCGCAACGGTATTGGGAAATGGCGGCGCAGTATCCGGAGTATTTCTACGGCCTGCTCGCGCTGGAACGTCTGGGCCGGCCAACGCCTGCCTTCGGCACGGCCACCCCTGCGCAGCCTACCCCGGAACAGCGTGCCGCGTTCCGCTCCAACCCGCTCGCGCTCGCCGTCCGCGAACTGGCGAAGGGCGGCAGCGACTGGCGTACCGAACGGTATTTCTTCACCGAACTCGCCGGTTGGGCCGACGATGCGGGTGAACTGCAACTGGTCGCCGAACTGGCGCAGGAATTGCGCCTGCCGGAACTCGCGGTCGTGATCGGCCGCGCTGCGCCCGAGAAGGAAATCGCCGGTTTCGAGCGGGTCGGTTTCCCCGTCGTATCGCAGCCGGGCGGCACCGATTTCACCATTGTTCATGCCATCGCCCGGCAGGAAAGCGAATTCGATCAGGATCGCATCAGCCATGCCGGCGCGCGCGGCCTGATGCAGCTCATGCCCGGCACTGCGCGCGAACAGGCCGGGATGCTGTCGATGAGCTACAACTACGGCAACCTGACCGGCGATCCGCAATATAACATCCGCCTGGGCGACGCCTATTTTGCACGGATGATGGATTATTACGGCGGCAGCTATCCGCTTGCCGTTGCGGCCTACAACGCCGGGCCGGGCAATGTGAACAAGTGGCTGCGCGCCAATGGCGATCCGCGCAACGGATCGGTCGAATGGCTTCGCTGGATCGAAGAAATCCCGATTTTCGAAACCAAGAACTACGTCCAGCGGGTGATCGAAAACGCGGTGGTGTACGAACGCATGTATCCCGACCGTGTACGGTATGGGCAGCCCAAGGGCATCAGCCAGTTTCTCGGCAAATCGTCCCCGGGCTGAGGCGCTTCGTTCCGCCGCTTTCACCGCAATGCCCGTTCGGCTAGTGACCGCTGATGTCCGCGACCGCCAAGACGAACCCGATCACGCCAGCCGGCTACAACGCGCTCAAGGCGCGTTACGACCGGCTGCTCGGCGTTGAACGGCCCGAGATTGTGGAGATCGTCTCGTGGGCGGCGGGCAATGGCGACCGGAGCGAGAACGGGGATTACCTGTACGGGCGCAAGCGGATGCGCGAAATCGATCGCGAACTGGCGCATCTGGCCCGCCGGATGAAGGCCGCACGAGTAATCGACCCCGCCGAACAGACGGACCGTTCGCGGGCCTTTTTCGGCGCGCGGATCGAACTCGCGGACGAGGACGATCACCGCCAGGCCGTAACCCTGGTGGGCGATGACGAGCAGGATGCCGGTGCCGGCAGGATCGGCTGGTCCAGCCCACTTGCGCGGGCGCTTCGCGGCGCATCGGTGGGCGATTTGCGCACGGTGCGCCTGCCCGGCGGGGAGAAGGAATGGGAAGTGATTGCGATCGCTTATGATTAGGGCCGCATTCCTGCCCCTGGCGCTGCTGGCGCTTTCAGCCCCGGTCCAGGCCCGCGACGATCTGGGTGTGTTTTCCAGTTGGGCCGCGTTTCGCGACCCCGGCGTCCCGCGCTGTTACGCCATCGCGCGTCCGGCGGCGAGCGGGCGTTCGGCCGACTATCGCCCCTTCGCCAGCATCGGAACCTGGCCGAAGCGCCAGATCCGCGGGCAGATCCATTTCCGCCTGTCGCGCAAGCTCGCCTCCAGCCCCCGGATCACGCTCGCGGTGGGGGACAGGCGCTTTTCGCTCGTCGGCGGCGGCGGCGACGCCTGGGCGCGCGACAGGCGAATGGACGCGGCCATCGTCGCGGCAATGCGCTCTGCCGGGCGAATGACGATATCGGCCACCGACAGCCGGAACCGTCGCTTTACCGACCGCTACGACCTCACCGGCGCGGCGACCGCGATGGATGCCGCGACGGTCGGCTGCGCAAGGCGTTGACCCCATGCGAAAAGGGCGGAGCCGCAGCCCCGCCCTTCCCTTGCGATTATGATCCCACGGATCAGAAGCGCCAGCCGACCGCCGCCATGACCTGGTGACGGTCAAGATCGACGTCGAACCGTTCGCTGTCGGCCAGCGTGCCGTCCATGTCGATTTCGGCTTCCGAGTAGTTCGAGTAACGATACTCGCCCTTGATATACATGCCCGAATTCATTGCGTACTCGACACCGGCGCCCACGCGGTAGCCGTCGGTATCGATGTCGTTGGCGAATTCGGTCGTGCCGTCGTTCGACAGGATATCGAACTTGGCGTTGGTATAGCCGCCCTTGGCATAGACCAGCGTATTCGGCGTCGCCTTCACACCGGCGCGAAGGCCGATGTAGAGATCGCGGTTGGTATCGACGCTGCCGAGGCCGAAGCCTTCGAAATCGCCGTTTTCGAAATCGGTATCCGCGGTCGAGCCCATGAACTCGCCTTCGATACCGACCACGGCGCCGCCGGTGTCGAGGTCGTAACCCGCCTCGATGCCGTAGCCGAAGCCTTCGATCGACTGATCGTTGTTGTTGTCATCGGTATCGTCGTCGATGTCGCTGCCGGCGCGGGTCTGGTCGTATCCTCCGATCACACCGATGCGCGGTCCGTGAAACGGCGAATCCTGGGTCGATTGCGCCATCGCCGGGGTGGCGAGCGCGACAAGCGATCCGGTGGCGATGAGTGCGATTGCGTGTTTCATAAGTACTCCGTTGTTGTCCGACGATTGGCTCTCTGGCCGCCCGCCTGGACCACCCAAACGGCGCGCGGATCACAACGGTTTCATGAACCTCATACAACAAAGTTTGTGTGGTTTTTCAGCCACATATCTGTCGACGAACCGCCCGATTTTCTCGACGAACGATCGGGAACCAAACGCACCATAGGGCCACGCGCCGATTGCCTGCGACAAACAGCTGGATTTTCGGCGATCGGCGGCATCCCTTTGCCATGCGGGCTTGCGCGCCCTATATGCTGCTCCGCCATGGCCGATACCGCATTGATGAGCATTCCGGGGCAAGTAGACCCCGTTCCTGTCGCGCGCGACATTACGCCGCGTGCCGACGGCCGCGTTGATCTGATAGGATTGCCGCGCCCCCGCATTGCCGAACTGTTCGCCGAAGCGGGGCTGGACCCGCGCCAGGCCAAGTTGCGCGCGAAGCAGGTCTATCACTGGCTCTATCACCGCGGCGCGACCGCGTTCGAGACGATGACGGACATCGCCAAGACGATGCGCCCCTGGCTCGCCGAACGCTTCGTGATCGGCCGCCCCGACGTGGTGGAAGCGCAGCATTCCAGCGACGGCACCCGCAAGTGGCTGCTGCGGACCGCCGATGGCCACGAGTTCGAAATGGTTTTCATCCCGGATGAAGATCGCGGAACACTGTGCGTTTCCAGCCAGGTCGGCTGCACGCTCAATTGCCGGTTCTGCCATACCGGGACGATGCGCCTGGTGCGCAACCTGACCCCGGGCGAAATCGTCGGCCAGGTCATGCTTGCGCGCGACGCCCTGGGCGAATGGCCCAAAGGGCGAATGGACGTCGCCGAAGTTGAGGACGAGGCCGAATATACAGCCGATGGCCGCCTGCTGACCAATATCGTGATGATGGGCATGGGCGAGCCGCTCTACAATTTCGACAATGTCCGCGATGCGCTGCGGCTGGTGATGGACGGGGACGGGCTGGCCCTGTCCAAACGGCGCATCACGCTGTCGACCAGCGGCGTAGTGCCGATGATGGGCCGCTGCGGGGATGAAATCGGGGTCAACCTCGCCGTTTCGCTCCACGCTGTGACCAAGGACGTGCGCGACGAGATCGTGCCGATCAACCGCAAGTACGGGATCGAGGAACTGCTGGCGGCCTGCGCGGCCTACCCCGGTGCCTCCAACGCGCGCCGGATCACGTTCGAATACGTCATGCTGAAAGACAAGAACGACAGCGACGACGATGCGCGTGAACTGGTCCGTCTGCTGAAGGAATATCGTCTTCCGGCGAAGGTCAATCTGATCCCGTTCAACCCCTGGGCCGGCGCGCCCTACGAATGTTCCACGCCGGAACGCATTCGCCGGTTCTCCGACATCGTGTTCGAAGCCGGCATTTCGGCTCCGGTGCGGACGCCCCGCGGGCGGGATATCGACGCGGCCTGCGGCCAGTTGAAGACGACCGCGCAGAAGGTCAGCCGCGCACAGCGTGACCGCGAAGCCGCCGAGCGCACAGCCACCGCGGTGGCCGCGTCCTGATTGCGGCGCGACCTTAGGCGGCCTGTCCACCGACCGCGCGACAACCCGCAAGTGCGCGGACTTCCCTTGCAATCGCATCGGGACTAGGGTTGCAGGGCCTGCAACGGGGAGCGAAACCGACCATGCAAATCGTACGAACCGTCATCTGGGTGCTGCTGCTGGCGGCACTGCTGGTCTTCTCGGCCTTCAACTGGACGCCCGTGGAAGTGAAGATCTGGCAAGGGCTGGTGCTCGAAACCAAGATCCCCGCCCTGGTGATCGTCGCGTTTCTTCTCGGCCTTTTGCCGATGTGGCTGCTTCATCAGGGATCGAAATGGCGATTGAACCGGCGCATCAGCTCGCTGGAAACCGCCCACCGCACCGCAGTCGCCAATGCCGCTGCCGTACCGCCGCCGGCCGATCCTGCGCATGATCCCGCAGCCGAAACCTTCACTACCGAACCGGCGGAGCGGCCCAAAGACACCTTATGAGCAACCCGGTCTATCTCGCCCTGGATCTTCCCCAGCTCGACGCTGCCAAGGCGCTCGCGGAACAGGTCCGTGCGCATATCGGCGGTATCAAGCTGGGGCTGGAATTCTTCTGCGCGCACGGACATCACGGGGTGCACGAGATCGCGCATCTTGGCCTGCCGATCTTCCTCGACCTGAAGCTGCACGATATTCCCAACACGGTCGCCGGCGCGATGCAGGCGATCCACGTGCTCGAACCCGCGATCGTCACCGTTCATGCGAGCGGCGGGAGGGCCATGATGGAAGATGCGAAGGCCGCCGCGGCAAACGGCACGCGGGTTGTGGCAGTCACCATGCTGACCAGCATGGACGATCGCGACCTTATGCAGACCGGAGTGGCTGGCAAGGCGCACGATCAGGTTCTGCGGCTGGCCGAACTGGCGCAGACTGCGGGGCTGGACGGGATCGTCTGTTCCGGACACGAGGTCGGATCGGTTCATCGCCAGTGGAAAGACGGTTTCTTCGTCGTCCCCGGGCTGCGCATGGGGAACAACGGGACCGGCGATCAGAAGCGTGTCGTCACCCCGCGACAGGCGCGCGATGACGGGGCCAGCGTGCTCGTGGTCGGCCGCCCGATCAGCCGGGCGGACGACCCCGCCGCCGCCGCGCGCGCGATAGAGGCCACGCTCTAGGCCGCAATGCCTTCCGTCCAGATCAAGATCTGCGGGCTGACGACCCGCGAGGCGCTGGATGCCGCGATCGCGGCCCGCGCCGACTATTGCGGCTTCGTGTTCTACCCCCCTTCCCCGCGCACTCTTACACCCGTCGCGGCGCGCGATCTGGCCGATCGAGCTGGGGCGCGGATCGGCAAGGTCGGACTGTTCGTCGACCCCGACGATGCGCTTCTGGCCCAGGGCGTCGAAGCCGGATCGCTCGATGCGATACAACTGCATGGGCGCGAAACGCCCGCTCGCGCAGCCGAAGTGCGCGCCCGCTTCGGCCTGCCGGTATGGAAAGCGATCCCCGTTACTGCAGCGGCCGATATCGAACGGGCCGCCGAATACCGCGAGGCGGCCGACCTGATCCTGTTCGACGCACGCACGCCCAAAGGCGCGCTTCCCGGGGGCATGGGGCTCAAGTTCGACTGGTCGCTTCTCGCCGGGTATGACAGCCCCATTCCTTGGGGGCTGGCTGGCGGGCTGACGCCCCACAATGTCTGCGAAGCGATCCGGGCAACGCGCGCGCCGCTGGTCGATACCTCCAGCGGGGTCGAAAGCGCGCCGGGCGAGAAGGATATCGGCAAGATCGCCGCCTTCTGCGCCGCGGTGCGCAGCGCCTGACCGGCGCATGGCAAAAGGGCGACCCCCGCCAGGAGATCGCCCTTCCGCACTCGCTGTGCAAAAGCGTCAGAAGCTGTAGCCGAGACCGACCACGGCAGTGTTCACGTCGACAAAATCGCTGAAGAAGTGGCGATATTCGGTCTTGAGATAGAGATTGGTGCCGACGCGGTGCTGATAGCCGGCGCCAAGGTGCGGCACGTCTTCGCCTTCACCGAACGAATAACCGCCGGCGGCGTAGAGCTTCCCATTGGCGCCCACCCTGGCACCGATGCGGGCGCTGGCACCCCAAACCACGTCGGCTCCGTCGGCGAGGACCTTGTCCGCCGA
The nucleotide sequence above comes from Pelagerythrobacter marensis. Encoded proteins:
- a CDS encoding transglycosylase SLT domain-containing protein, whose product is MSSMTRISLYGLTFLASTVLSASGPLVAQPDGVAAARQQMVATVPSQIGQTVERWKFLTSNDRMDFDSYAGFALAYPEFPRMDVIRARAEQALESGAPSSEALVAYFDRNPPRTNPARARYAIALAGLQRPEAFDVARAAWRGGDMSTPAEAYMLGLFGSRLTPEDHDARMAALLWQGKADAAARHMVNVSPAYRDLAMARLSILQGTDPSSAGLRVPAEARNDPGYVYNLARHYRTSGRLPQAIDLLASRPAFAGLPFDAEDYVTEALRIARGAGARPAAQIAAKVDDLFAPGADISGMSYRLRDDYTSLMWLGGTKALWTLGDGNSAAPLFYRYGAAARTPQTRSKGFYWAGLASSRAGDRAEAQRYWEMAAQYPEYFYGLLALERLGRPTPAFGTATPAQPTPEQRAAFRSNPLALAVRELAKGGSDWRTERYFFTELAGWADDAGELQLVAELAQELRLPELAVVIGRAAPEKEIAGFERVGFPVVSQPGGTDFTIVHAIARQESEFDQDRISHAGARGLMQLMPGTAREQAGMLSMSYNYGNLTGDPQYNIRLGDAYFARMMDYYGGSYPLAVAAYNAGPGNVNKWLRANGDPRNGSVEWLRWIEEIPIFETKNYVQRVIENAVVYERMYPDRVRYGQPKGISQFLGKSSPG
- the greB gene encoding transcription elongation factor GreB codes for the protein MSATAKTNPITPAGYNALKARYDRLLGVERPEIVEIVSWAAGNGDRSENGDYLYGRKRMREIDRELAHLARRMKAARVIDPAEQTDRSRAFFGARIELADEDDHRQAVTLVGDDEQDAGAGRIGWSSPLARALRGASVGDLRTVRLPGGEKEWEVIAIAYD
- a CDS encoding outer membrane protein produces the protein MKHAIALIATGSLVALATPAMAQSTQDSPFHGPRIGVIGGYDQTRAGSDIDDDTDDNNNDQSIEGFGYGIEAGYDLDTGGAVVGIEGEFMGSTADTDFENGDFEGFGLGSVDTNRDLYIGLRAGVKATPNTLVYAKGGYTNAKFDILSNDGTTEFANDIDTDGYRVGAGVEYAMNSGMYIKGEYRYSNYSEAEIDMDGTLADSERFDVDLDRHQVMAAVGWRF
- the rlmN gene encoding 23S rRNA (adenine(2503)-C(2))-methyltransferase RlmN, which gives rise to MADTALMSIPGQVDPVPVARDITPRADGRVDLIGLPRPRIAELFAEAGLDPRQAKLRAKQVYHWLYHRGATAFETMTDIAKTMRPWLAERFVIGRPDVVEAQHSSDGTRKWLLRTADGHEFEMVFIPDEDRGTLCVSSQVGCTLNCRFCHTGTMRLVRNLTPGEIVGQVMLARDALGEWPKGRMDVAEVEDEAEYTADGRLLTNIVMMGMGEPLYNFDNVRDALRLVMDGDGLALSKRRITLSTSGVVPMMGRCGDEIGVNLAVSLHAVTKDVRDEIVPINRKYGIEELLAACAAYPGASNARRITFEYVMLKDKNDSDDDARELVRLLKEYRLPAKVNLIPFNPWAGAPYECSTPERIRRFSDIVFEAGISAPVRTPRGRDIDAACGQLKTTAQKVSRAQRDREAAERTATAVAAS
- a CDS encoding lipopolysaccharide assembly protein LapA domain-containing protein, producing the protein MQIVRTVIWVLLLAALLVFSAFNWTPVEVKIWQGLVLETKIPALVIVAFLLGLLPMWLLHQGSKWRLNRRISSLETAHRTAVANAAAVPPPADPAHDPAAETFTTEPAERPKDTL
- the pyrF gene encoding orotidine-5'-phosphate decarboxylase, which translates into the protein MSNPVYLALDLPQLDAAKALAEQVRAHIGGIKLGLEFFCAHGHHGVHEIAHLGLPIFLDLKLHDIPNTVAGAMQAIHVLEPAIVTVHASGGRAMMEDAKAAAANGTRVVAVTMLTSMDDRDLMQTGVAGKAHDQVLRLAELAQTAGLDGIVCSGHEVGSVHRQWKDGFFVVPGLRMGNNGTGDQKRVVTPRQARDDGASVLVVGRPISRADDPAAAARAIEATL
- a CDS encoding phosphoribosylanthranilate isomerase; amino-acid sequence: MPSVQIKICGLTTREALDAAIAARADYCGFVFYPPSPRTLTPVAARDLADRAGARIGKVGLFVDPDDALLAQGVEAGSLDAIQLHGRETPARAAEVRARFGLPVWKAIPVTAAADIERAAEYREAADLILFDARTPKGALPGGMGLKFDWSLLAGYDSPIPWGLAGGLTPHNVCEAIRATRAPLVDTSSGVESAPGEKDIGKIAAFCAAVRSA
- a CDS encoding outer membrane protein; protein product: MRKFAIVLGAAVAALAVPAQANEARVEARGGIAWAEGVEEAVAGVAAGYDFDLGETAFLGIEGSADKVLADGADVVWGASARIGARVGANGKLYAAGGYSFGEGEDVPHLGAGYQHRVGTNLYLKTEYRHFFSDFVDVNTAVVGLGYSF